A section of the Oncorhynchus gorbuscha isolate QuinsamMale2020 ecotype Even-year linkage group LG06, OgorEven_v1.0, whole genome shotgun sequence genome encodes:
- the LOC124038341 gene encoding GTP-binding protein SAR1a-like isoform X1, translating into MLQLRTFVRNGVKITDMSFIFNWIYRGLSGVLQLLGLYKKSGKLVFLGLDNAGKTTLLHMLRDDRLGQHVPTLHPTSEELTIAGMTFTTFDLGGHTQARRIWKNYLPAINGIVYLVDCADHERLQEAKIELDALLTDETIYNVPVLILGNKIDRQEAISEDALRGMFGLIGHTTGKGNVSLKEMNLRPMEIFMCSVLKRQGYGDGFRWLSQYID; encoded by the exons atgttgcagttgcgcacatttgtaaggaatggg GTGAAGATAACAGACATGTCGTTTATATTTAACTGGATCTACAGAGGCCTCAGTGGTGTGCTGCAGTTACTAG GTTTGTATAAGAAGTCTGGGAAGCTGGTGTTCCTTGGTTTGGACAATGCTGGGAAAACAACACTACTGCACATGCTCAGAGATGACCGACTGGGACAGCATGTGCCAACCCTACATCCCA CATCAGAAGAGTTAACCATTGCTGGGATGACATTCACAACATTTGATCTTGGTGGTCACACACAAG CCAGAAGAATCTGGAAGAACTACCTCCCAGCTATAAATGGTATAGTCTACCTGGTGGATTGTGCAGACCATGAGAGACTACAAGAAGCCAAAATTGAACTGGAT GCGCTGTTAACAGATGAGACCATCTACAATGTGCCTGTACTTATCCTCGGGAATAAGATCGACCGCCAAGAGGCAATCAGTGAAGACGCACTCCGAGGGATGTTCGGACTCATTGGGCACACTACCggaaag GGTAATGTGTCACTGAAGGAGATGAACCTGAGGCCCATGGAGATCTTCATGTGTAGTGTTCTGAAGAGGCAGGGATACGGAGATGGTTTCCGCTGGCTCTCACAGTACATTGACTGA
- the LOC124038341 gene encoding GTP-binding protein SAR1a-like isoform X2: protein MSFIFNWIYRGLSGVLQLLGLYKKSGKLVFLGLDNAGKTTLLHMLRDDRLGQHVPTLHPTSEELTIAGMTFTTFDLGGHTQARRIWKNYLPAINGIVYLVDCADHERLQEAKIELDALLTDETIYNVPVLILGNKIDRQEAISEDALRGMFGLIGHTTGKGNVSLKEMNLRPMEIFMCSVLKRQGYGDGFRWLSQYID, encoded by the exons ATGTCGTTTATATTTAACTGGATCTACAGAGGCCTCAGTGGTGTGCTGCAGTTACTAG GTTTGTATAAGAAGTCTGGGAAGCTGGTGTTCCTTGGTTTGGACAATGCTGGGAAAACAACACTACTGCACATGCTCAGAGATGACCGACTGGGACAGCATGTGCCAACCCTACATCCCA CATCAGAAGAGTTAACCATTGCTGGGATGACATTCACAACATTTGATCTTGGTGGTCACACACAAG CCAGAAGAATCTGGAAGAACTACCTCCCAGCTATAAATGGTATAGTCTACCTGGTGGATTGTGCAGACCATGAGAGACTACAAGAAGCCAAAATTGAACTGGAT GCGCTGTTAACAGATGAGACCATCTACAATGTGCCTGTACTTATCCTCGGGAATAAGATCGACCGCCAAGAGGCAATCAGTGAAGACGCACTCCGAGGGATGTTCGGACTCATTGGGCACACTACCggaaag GGTAATGTGTCACTGAAGGAGATGAACCTGAGGCCCATGGAGATCTTCATGTGTAGTGTTCTGAAGAGGCAGGGATACGGAGATGGTTTCCGCTGGCTCTCACAGTACATTGACTGA